One Jeotgalicoccus saudimassiliensis DNA window includes the following coding sequences:
- a CDS encoding cysteine desulfurase family protein — MSIYVDYAATTPIDEEILKSMLDSAGKFGNPSSIHRVGKEAKAFYEASRKTIAKRLNAHPDEIVFTGSATEANNTVIKSAAAFYDAPHIITTNVEHASVKETYAELEDTCNVTYLNVDKNGQINIDELKNALTEQTKLVSIIMVNNETGTIQPMSEIAEVMKDSSALLHIDAVQAFKQLPVDVEALNCDFLTLSGHKLYAPKGIGVLYVKRNTHLKRMITGGSQERERRAGTENTLYAHAMMKAVEQADDNRAETADTLKALKNTLLTALKNEGVPFEVNGGTNTQTNHIVNVYFPWSTSEYLLTAMDMAGIYASGGSACNAGTVQPSHVIKAMYDEDRARSSIRFSFGEALTEDDMKFIAEKLKTIYTGLNTHESI, encoded by the coding sequence ATGTCAATTTATGTGGATTATGCAGCCACGACTCCTATAGATGAAGAAATTTTAAAAAGTATGCTGGATTCGGCGGGTAAATTCGGCAATCCGTCCAGCATTCACCGTGTCGGTAAAGAGGCGAAAGCTTTTTATGAAGCATCCCGCAAAACGATTGCGAAACGCCTGAACGCACACCCGGACGAAATTGTGTTCACGGGCAGTGCAACAGAAGCGAACAATACGGTTATTAAAAGTGCCGCGGCTTTTTACGATGCACCTCACATTATTACGACGAATGTCGAACATGCGTCGGTGAAGGAAACATACGCTGAACTGGAAGATACGTGCAATGTGACATATCTGAACGTCGATAAAAACGGACAGATTAATATCGATGAGCTGAAAAACGCATTGACTGAACAGACAAAACTCGTGTCGATTATTATGGTTAACAACGAGACAGGCACTATTCAGCCGATGTCTGAAATTGCGGAAGTGATGAAAGACAGCAGTGCACTTCTTCATATCGATGCGGTACAGGCATTTAAACAGCTGCCGGTTGATGTCGAAGCGCTGAACTGTGATTTTCTCACGCTGAGCGGTCATAAACTGTATGCTCCAAAAGGCATCGGTGTACTGTATGTCAAACGCAATACCCATCTGAAAAGAATGATTACAGGCGGATCGCAGGAGCGGGAACGCCGTGCCGGGACAGAGAATACACTGTACGCACACGCAATGATGAAAGCAGTGGAACAGGCGGATGACAATAGAGCCGAAACTGCTGACACGCTTAAAGCGTTAAAAAATACACTGCTGACAGCACTTAAAAATGAAGGTGTGCCGTTCGAAGTGAACGGCGGCACAAACACGCAGACGAATCATATCGTTAACGTGTACTTTCCATGGAGTACGTCGGAGTACCTCCTGACAGCGATGGATATGGCAGGCATATACGCATCGGGCGGCTCGGCATGCAACGCAGGGACTGTACAGCCGTCACACGTCATTAAAGCAATGTACGATGAAGACCGCGCACGCAGTTCGATCCGTTTCAGCTTCGGTGAAGCACTGACAGAAGATGATATGAAGTTTATCGCAGAAAAACTGAAAACTATTTATACAGGTTTAAATACGCACGAATCGATATAA
- the mnmA gene encoding tRNA 2-thiouridine(34) synthase MnmA — protein sequence MTNKDTTVVVGMSGGVDSSVTAKLLLEEGYNVVGIFMKNWDDTDEFGVCTATNDYEDVRLVAEEIGIPYYSVNFEKEYHDRVFQYFLDEYKKGRTPNPDVMCNKEIKFKAFLDHAMKLGADYVATGHYARVVHGEDGAKMLRGVDNNKDQTYFLNQLTQEQLKRTLFPLGHLEKPEVRELAHKYDLATKDKKDSTGICFIGERDFKEFLGNYLPANPGRMINMETGEDKGKHDGLMYYTIGQRQGLGIGGDGGPYFVAGKNLETNELYVVQGDSSEALISTSLTASEVNFINPVAESFECTAKFRYRQKDVPVSVKVLGEDQIEVSYESASAVTPGQAVVLYDGNTVIGGATIDKVFRNGKELEYLA from the coding sequence ATGACTAATAAAGACACGACTGTTGTTGTTGGAATGAGCGGAGGCGTCGATTCTTCGGTAACGGCAAAACTGCTCCTCGAAGAAGGTTACAACGTCGTCGGAATTTTTATGAAAAACTGGGATGATACAGATGAGTTTGGAGTATGTACAGCGACGAATGACTACGAAGATGTAAGACTCGTTGCAGAAGAAATCGGTATTCCGTATTACTCTGTAAACTTTGAAAAAGAATACCATGACCGTGTATTCCAGTATTTCCTCGATGAGTACAAAAAAGGACGTACGCCGAACCCTGACGTAATGTGTAACAAAGAAATTAAGTTTAAAGCATTTTTAGATCACGCAATGAAACTCGGTGCAGACTATGTGGCAACAGGCCACTATGCGCGTGTCGTTCACGGCGAAGACGGAGCGAAGATGCTCCGCGGTGTGGATAACAACAAAGACCAGACTTACTTCCTGAATCAGCTGACACAGGAACAGCTCAAAAGAACACTGTTCCCGCTCGGTCACCTTGAGAAGCCGGAAGTACGCGAACTGGCACACAAATACGATCTTGCAACAAAAGATAAAAAAGATTCAACAGGTATTTGTTTTATCGGGGAAAGAGACTTTAAAGAGTTCCTCGGCAATTATCTGCCTGCAAATCCGGGGCGTATGATTAATATGGAAACCGGTGAGGACAAAGGTAAACACGACGGTCTGATGTACTACACGATCGGCCAGCGCCAGGGTCTCGGTATCGGCGGAGACGGCGGTCCGTACTTCGTGGCAGGTAAAAACCTGGAAACAAATGAGCTGTACGTTGTTCAGGGTGACAGCAGCGAAGCGCTGATTTCGACAAGCCTGACAGCGAGCGAAGTGAATTTTATCAATCCTGTTGCAGAGTCATTCGAATGTACTGCCAAATTCAGATACCGCCAAAAAGATGTACCGGTATCAGTAAAAGTGCTCGGTGAAGATCAAATCGAAGTATCATATGAAAGCGCAAGCGCGGTAACGCCGGGACAGGCTGTTGTTTTATATGACGGTAACACGGTAATCGGCGGTGCCACAATCGATAAAGTATTCCGGAACGGTAAAGAACTGGAGTACCTGGCATAA
- a CDS encoding tetratricopeptide repeat protein, with translation MFEYQKHIESGEHEKALELIFKTIDDNPKDETHYINGAIVLSSIGKLEEAERFLQQALVLKPDSFSAGYTLANLYFNAERYKEALTLYLNVYDKHFEDSDLNFMIARSYVNTGDLAMSIPFFNTAHSKNENDTDISFEYGLTLCQLEQYEPAQKLLKSVTEKTSHADAEYNLGLATYMKDEDVETARKHFKRAAEIQPDHHLAQHALKKFEELG, from the coding sequence ATGTTTGAGTATCAGAAGCATATCGAATCCGGAGAACACGAAAAAGCACTGGAACTGATTTTTAAAACGATTGACGACAACCCGAAGGATGAAACGCACTATATTAACGGTGCAATCGTTCTGAGCAGTATCGGCAAACTTGAAGAAGCGGAACGGTTCCTGCAGCAGGCTCTTGTACTGAAACCCGACAGTTTCAGCGCGGGGTATACACTTGCAAATCTGTACTTTAACGCTGAACGCTATAAAGAAGCGCTGACATTGTATTTAAATGTTTACGATAAACATTTCGAAGACAGCGATTTGAACTTTATGATTGCACGTTCATATGTAAATACAGGCGATCTTGCGATGAGCATACCGTTTTTTAATACCGCGCACAGTAAAAACGAAAACGATACGGACATTAGTTTTGAGTACGGCCTGACACTGTGTCAGCTGGAACAGTATGAGCCGGCACAAAAGCTGCTTAAATCCGTAACGGAAAAAACCAGTCACGCAGATGCAGAGTATAATCTCGGCCTTGCAACATATATGAAAGACGAAGACGTTGAAACCGCACGTAAACATTTTAAACGTGCAGCGGAAATTCAGCCCGATCATCATCTGGCGCAGCATGCATTGAAAAAATTTGAAGAGCTGGGGTAG